The Lagopus muta isolate bLagMut1 chromosome 8, bLagMut1 primary, whole genome shotgun sequence genome contains a region encoding:
- the IHH gene encoding indian hedgehog protein, with protein sequence MKPARLLLLLSGCALLLAPAVRGCGPGRVVGSRRRPPRKLIPLAYKQFSPNVPEKTLGASGRYEGKIARNSERFKELTPNYNPDIIFKDEENTGADRLMTQRCKDRLNSLAISVMNQWPGVKLRVTEGWDEDGHHSEESLHYEGRAVDITTSDRDRNKYGMLARLAVEAGFDWVYYESKAHIHCSVKSEHSAAAKTGGCFPGRALATLENGARTPLWALRPGQRVLAMDGAGRPTFSNFVAFLDKEPRALTTFHVIETRQPPRRLALTPTHLLFVADNASTPATQFRPTFASHVQPGHFVLVAVGSGGLQPAEVVGVRGRTDVGAYAPLTQHGTLVVDDVVASCFALVREQQLAQMAFWPLRLYHSLLGGPGVQGDGVHWYSGLLYRLGRMLLPPDSFHPLGVPQAQS encoded by the exons ATGAAGCCGGcgcggctgctgctgctgctgagcggGTGCGCGCTGCTGCTGGCGCCGGCCGTGCGCGGCTGCGGGCCGGGCAGGGTGGTGGGCAGCCGCCGCCGGCCGCCCCGCAAGCTCATCCCGCTCGCCTACAAGCAGTTCAGCCCCAACGTGCCCGAGAAGACGCTGGGGGCCAGCGGGCGCTACGAGGGCAAGATCGCGCGGAACTCTGAGCGCTTCAAGGAGCTCACGCCCAACTACAACCCCGACATCATCTTCAAGGACGAGGAGAACACCGGCGCCGACCGGCTCATGACCCAG CGCTGCAAGGACCGCCTGAACTCCCTGGCCATTTCTGTCATGAACCAGTGGCCAGGGGTGAAGCTGCGGGTGACAGAGGGCTGGGATGAGGACGGTCACCACTCAGAGGAGTCGCTGCACTACGAGGGCCGAGCCGTGGACATCACAACCTCAGACAGGGACCGCAACAAGTATGGCATGCTTGCCCGCCTGGCCGTGGAGGCCGGCTTTGACTGGGTCTACTACGAGTCCAAGGCGCACATCCACTGCTCCGTCAAGTCAG AGCACTCGGCTGCCGCGAAGACGGGCGGCTGCTTCCCTGGGCGGGCGCTGGCGACGCTGGAGAACGGTGCCCGGACCCCGCTGTGGGCACTGCGGCCGGGCCAGCGGGTGCTGGCGATGGATGGGGCAGGTCGGCCCACCTTCAGCAACTTCGTCGCCTTCCTGGACAAGGAGCCGCGTGCCCTCACCACCTTCCACGTCATCGAGACGCGGCAGCCACCCCGGCGCCTGGCCCTGACGCCCACCCACCTGCTCTTCGTGGCAGACAATGCCTCGACACCTGCCACCCAATTCCGCCCCACCTTCGCCAGCCATGTGCAGCCCGGACACTTCGTGCTGGTGGCGGTGGGCTCAGGGGGGCTGCAGCCCGCCGAAGTGGTGGGGGTGCGGGGCCGGACGGACGTGGGGGCTTATGCCCCACTGACGCAACACGGAACGCTGGTGGTGGACGACGTGGTGGCCTCATGCTTTGCCCTGGTGCGGGAGCAGCAGTTGGCACAGATGGCGTTCTGGCCGCTGCGGCTCTACCACAGCCTGCTGGGGGGACCGGGGGTGCAGGGTGACGGTGTGCACTGGTACTCGGGGCTGCTCTACCGCTtgggcaggatgctgctgcccCCCGACAGCTTCCACCCACTGGGGGTGCCCCAGGCCCAGAGCTGA